In Mycolicibacterium alvei, a single window of DNA contains:
- the steA gene encoding putative cytokinetic ring protein SteA yields the protein MKMSTLLTRNASTRPGVTGTARVDRDIDRLLRRVGPGDIVVLDAQDLDRITADALVEAQIAGVVNASPSISGRYPNLGPEVLVANGVVLIDEAGPDVFKKIKDGARIRLNNGGVYSGDRRIAVGTERNDQEIHELMHDAKSGLVAHLEAFAGNTIEFIRSESPLLIDGIGIPNVDVDLHRRHVVIVAEEPDAAEDLKALKPFIKEYQPVLVGVGSGADVLRKAGYRPALIVGDPDKMSVEVLRCGAQVVLPADADGHAAGLERIQDLGVGAMTFPAAGSAADLALLLCDHHGASLIVTAGHTASIEEFFDRSRQRSNPSTFLTRLKVGEKLVDAKAVATLYRSRVSGGAIALLVLAMLVAVVVALWVSRADGAVLDWVVDYWNRFTLWVQGLIS from the coding sequence ATGAAGATGTCCACGCTGCTCACCCGCAATGCCAGTACGCGTCCGGGAGTTACGGGCACTGCGCGAGTGGACCGCGACATCGATCGGCTGCTGCGCCGCGTCGGCCCCGGCGACATCGTCGTCCTCGACGCTCAGGATCTGGACCGGATCACCGCCGATGCGCTTGTCGAGGCCCAGATCGCCGGTGTCGTCAACGCCTCACCGTCCATCTCGGGGCGTTATCCGAACCTGGGACCGGAGGTGCTCGTTGCCAACGGTGTGGTGCTGATCGACGAGGCCGGACCGGACGTCTTCAAGAAGATCAAGGACGGGGCGCGGATCCGCCTGAACAACGGCGGCGTCTACTCGGGTGACCGACGGATCGCGGTGGGCACCGAGCGCAACGATCAAGAGATCCACGAACTGATGCACGACGCCAAGAGCGGCCTGGTGGCGCACCTGGAAGCGTTCGCGGGCAACACCATCGAGTTCATCCGCAGCGAGAGTCCGTTGCTCATCGATGGCATCGGAATCCCGAACGTCGACGTGGACCTGCACCGCCGTCACGTGGTGATCGTCGCCGAGGAACCCGACGCGGCCGAGGACCTCAAGGCGCTCAAGCCCTTCATCAAGGAATACCAGCCGGTGCTGGTCGGTGTCGGGTCCGGCGCGGATGTCCTGCGCAAGGCCGGATACCGTCCCGCGCTGATCGTGGGCGACCCGGACAAGATGAGCGTCGAGGTGCTGCGATGCGGTGCGCAGGTGGTGTTGCCCGCCGACGCCGACGGTCACGCCGCCGGGCTGGAGCGCATCCAGGACCTCGGGGTGGGCGCAATGACCTTCCCTGCCGCCGGATCGGCGGCTGACCTGGCGTTACTGCTGTGCGATCACCACGGGGCGTCGCTGATCGTCACGGCCGGTCACACTGCCTCGATCGAAGAGTTTTTCGACCGCTCGCGCCAGCGCAGCAACCCGTCGACGTTCCTGACCCGGTTGAAGGTCGGGGAGAAGCTCGTCGACGCCAAGGCGGTCGCGACCCTGTACCGCAGTCGGGTGTCCGGCGGGGCGATCGCCCTGCTGGTCCTGGCGATGCTGGTGGCCGTGGTGGTCGCGCTGTGGGTGTCGCGGGCCGACGGTGCGGTGCTCGACTGGGTCGTCGACTACTGGAATCGCTTCACGCTCTGGGTGCAGGGCCTGATCAGCTAG
- a CDS encoding copper transporter, with amino-acid sequence MITLRAHAISLAAVFLALAVGVILGSGLLSDTVLSGLRGDKLDLQHQIETLNDGKNALNEKLNAAGEFDAQMAPRIVRDALKGKSVVVFRTPDAADGDVDAVSRFVRDAGGAVTGKVSLTSEFVEANSADKLLSVVNSPIVPAGKQLSTAAVDQGSQAGDLLGITLLIDRNPAVAPVDDMQRQTVLAALRDTGFLTYDDPHIGAANTALIVTGGGFGDDGGNRGATVARFAAGLAPHGTGTVLAGRSGSASGTGPVAVTRSDAGLAGMLSTVDDADSSAGQITAVLALSDLVAGGKPGKYGTGQGATSVTIPQ; translated from the coding sequence GTGATCACGCTACGCGCACACGCGATTTCGTTGGCGGCGGTGTTCCTGGCACTGGCGGTCGGGGTGATCCTGGGTTCGGGCCTGCTGTCGGACACAGTGCTATCCGGACTTCGGGGCGACAAGTTGGACCTTCAGCATCAGATCGAGACGCTGAATGACGGCAAGAACGCGCTGAACGAAAAGCTCAATGCCGCAGGTGAATTCGATGCCCAAATGGCGCCGCGGATAGTACGGGACGCATTGAAGGGTAAGTCGGTGGTGGTGTTCCGCACACCCGACGCCGCAGATGGTGACGTCGACGCGGTATCGCGGTTCGTACGCGACGCCGGCGGGGCGGTGACCGGGAAGGTGTCACTCACGAGCGAGTTCGTCGAGGCGAATTCAGCCGACAAACTGCTCTCGGTGGTCAACTCGCCGATTGTGCCGGCAGGCAAACAGCTGAGCACCGCGGCGGTGGACCAGGGGTCGCAGGCCGGCGATCTGTTGGGGATCACGTTGCTGATCGACCGGAACCCGGCCGTGGCGCCCGTCGACGACATGCAGCGTCAGACCGTGCTCGCCGCGCTGCGCGACACCGGCTTCCTGACCTATGACGATCCACACATCGGCGCAGCCAACACAGCACTGATCGTCACCGGAGGCGGGTTTGGTGACGACGGCGGCAACCGCGGTGCCACCGTGGCCCGGTTCGCCGCCGGGTTGGCGCCACACGGCACGGGGACGGTGCTCGCCGGCCGTTCGGGGTCGGCGTCGGGAACTGGTCCGGTGGCGGTGACCAGGTCAGATGCCGGGTTGGCCGGGATGCTCAGCACGGTGGACGACGCCGATTCCAGCGCCGGCCAGATCACCGCCGTTCTGGCGCTGAGCGACCTCGTGGCAGGGGGGAAGCCGGGCAAGTACGGGACCGGGCAGGGCGCGACGTCGGTGACCATCCCGCAGTAG
- a CDS encoding NAD kinase — protein sequence MTAERTILLVVHTGRDEATEVARRVEKVLGDNGIGLKVLSAEAVDRGPLHLAPDDMRALGVDIEVVDAEERAAEGCELVLVLGGDGTFLRAAELARNVEIPVLGVNLGRIGFLAEAEAEAIDHVLERVIGRDYRIEERMTLDVAVRVGTDVVTRGWALNEASLEKGPRLGVLGVVLEVDGRPVSSFGCDGVLVSTPTGSTAYAFSAGGPVLWPDLEAILVVPNNAHALFARPMVTSPLASIAIEIEASGNDALVFCDGRREMVVPAGGRLEVTRSATPLKWVRLDSAPFTDRLVRKFRLPVTGWRGQ from the coding sequence ATGACGGCTGAACGCACGATCCTGCTGGTGGTGCACACCGGCCGGGACGAGGCGACTGAAGTTGCCCGCCGCGTGGAAAAGGTGCTCGGCGACAACGGTATTGGTCTGAAGGTGCTCTCGGCGGAGGCGGTGGACCGCGGCCCGCTGCACCTGGCGCCCGATGATATGCGCGCCCTCGGTGTCGACATCGAGGTGGTCGATGCCGAAGAGCGCGCTGCCGAAGGGTGCGAGCTCGTTCTGGTGCTCGGCGGGGACGGTACTTTCCTGCGCGCCGCCGAGCTGGCACGCAATGTCGAGATCCCGGTACTGGGAGTCAATCTGGGCCGGATCGGATTCCTGGCCGAGGCCGAGGCCGAAGCCATCGACCACGTACTCGAGCGGGTCATCGGGCGCGATTACCGTATCGAGGAACGGATGACCCTCGATGTCGCGGTGCGGGTGGGAACCGATGTGGTGACTCGCGGTTGGGCGCTCAACGAGGCGAGCCTGGAGAAGGGCCCTCGACTCGGAGTGCTCGGCGTGGTCCTGGAGGTGGACGGACGGCCGGTGTCGTCGTTCGGCTGCGACGGGGTTCTGGTGTCGACCCCGACGGGATCCACTGCCTACGCGTTCTCGGCAGGTGGCCCGGTGTTGTGGCCGGATCTGGAGGCGATTCTGGTGGTGCCCAACAACGCTCACGCATTGTTCGCCCGTCCGATGGTCACCAGCCCGCTGGCCAGTATCGCGATCGAGATCGAGGCGAGCGGCAACGATGCCCTGGTGTTCTGTGACGGTCGCCGCGAGATGGTGGTACCGGCCGGAGGCCGGCTGGAAGTGACCCGAAGTGCGACGCCGCTGAAGTGGGTGCGGTTGGACTCTGCGCCGTTCACCGATCGGCTGGTGCGTAAGTTCCGGTTGCCGGTCACCGGATGGCGGGGACAGTAG
- a CDS encoding CTP synthase: MPALRKHPQTATKHLFVTGGVASSLGKGLTASSLGQLLTARGLQVTMQKLDPYLNVDPGTMNPFQHGEVFVTEDGAETDLDVGHYERFLDRDLSQSANVTTGQVYSTVIAKERRGEYLGDTVQVIPHITDEIKSRIMAMAEPDASGHRPDIVITEIGGTVGDIESLPFLEAARQVRHEVGRDNCFFLHVSLVPYLAPSGELKTKPTQHSVAALRSIGITPDALILRCDRDVPEPLKNKIALMCDVDIDGVISTPDAPSIYDIPKVLHREELDAYVVRRLNLPFRDVDWTEWDDLLRRVHDPQETVRIALVGKYIDLSDAYLSVAEALRAGGFKHRAKVEIRWVASDDCETDQGAVAALSDVDGVLIPGGFGIRGIEGKLGAISYARKRGLPVLGLCLGLQCIVIEAARSVGITGANSAEFDPKTPDPVISTMADQEDAVAGEADLGGTMRLGAYPAVLTSGSIVAQAYQATEVSERHRHRFEVNNAYRDRIAESGLRFSGTSPDGHLVEFVEYDSKIHPFLVGTQAHPELKSRPTRPHPLFAAFIGAALDYKAEERLPGMDLPEHFAEEAEDGASPVGEAEAASLG, encoded by the coding sequence TTGCCCGCCTTACGCAAGCACCCGCAAACCGCCACCAAACACCTCTTTGTGACCGGTGGCGTGGCGTCTTCACTCGGTAAGGGGTTGACCGCTTCGAGCCTCGGTCAGCTGCTGACCGCACGGGGACTGCAGGTGACAATGCAGAAGCTCGACCCCTATCTGAATGTCGATCCCGGCACCATGAACCCGTTCCAGCACGGTGAGGTGTTCGTCACCGAGGATGGCGCGGAGACCGACCTCGACGTCGGTCATTACGAGCGATTCCTGGACCGCGACCTGTCCCAGTCGGCCAACGTGACGACCGGTCAGGTCTACTCCACGGTGATCGCCAAGGAACGTCGTGGCGAGTACCTGGGCGATACGGTGCAGGTGATTCCCCACATCACCGACGAGATCAAGAGCCGCATCATGGCGATGGCCGAGCCCGACGCGTCCGGTCACCGCCCCGACATCGTGATCACCGAGATCGGCGGCACGGTCGGCGATATCGAGTCGCTGCCATTCCTGGAGGCCGCGCGCCAGGTGCGCCACGAGGTGGGCCGGGACAACTGCTTTTTCCTGCACGTGTCGCTGGTGCCGTACCTGGCCCCGTCCGGTGAGCTCAAGACCAAGCCCACGCAGCATTCGGTGGCCGCACTCCGCAGCATCGGTATCACCCCCGACGCGCTGATCCTGCGGTGTGACCGCGATGTGCCCGAGCCGCTCAAGAACAAGATCGCGCTGATGTGCGACGTCGACATCGACGGAGTGATCTCCACCCCGGATGCGCCGTCGATCTACGACATCCCCAAGGTGCTGCACCGCGAGGAACTCGACGCCTACGTGGTGCGTCGGCTCAACCTGCCGTTCCGCGATGTCGACTGGACCGAGTGGGACGATCTGCTGCGCCGGGTGCACGACCCGCAGGAGACTGTCCGGATCGCCTTGGTGGGCAAGTACATCGACCTCTCGGACGCCTACCTGTCGGTGGCCGAGGCACTGCGTGCCGGTGGGTTCAAGCACCGCGCCAAGGTGGAGATCCGTTGGGTGGCCTCCGACGACTGCGAGACCGATCAGGGCGCAGTGGCCGCGTTGTCCGATGTCGACGGGGTGCTGATCCCCGGCGGGTTCGGCATCCGCGGCATCGAGGGTAAGCTCGGGGCGATCTCCTACGCCCGCAAGCGCGGCCTGCCGGTCCTGGGACTGTGCCTGGGCCTGCAGTGCATCGTGATCGAGGCGGCCCGATCGGTCGGGATCACCGGCGCCAACTCTGCCGAATTCGACCCCAAGACCCCGGATCCGGTGATCTCCACGATGGCCGATCAGGAGGACGCTGTTGCCGGCGAGGCCGATCTGGGCGGCACCATGCGACTGGGTGCGTATCCCGCGGTGCTGACGTCTGGATCGATTGTGGCGCAGGCCTACCAGGCCACCGAGGTCTCCGAGCGGCACCGGCACCGCTTCGAGGTCAACAACGCCTACCGGGACCGGATCGCCGAGAGCGGGCTGCGGTTCAGCGGAACCTCCCCGGACGGGCACCTGGTGGAGTTCGTGGAGTACGACTCGAAGATCCACCCGTTCCTGGTCGGAACGCAGGCCCACCCCGAGCTCAAGAGCCGGCCCACCCGGCCGCATCCGTTGTTCGCGGCGTTCATCGGAGCGGCGCTGGACTACAAGGCCGAGGAACGGTTGCCCGGTATGGACCTTCCCGAACATTTCGCCGAGGAGGCTGAGGACGGCGCGAGTCCGGTGGGCGAAGCCGAAGCCGCTTCCCTTGGCTGA
- a CDS encoding NUDIX domain-containing protein: MAEHDFETLASETVYVGSIFALRADEVSMPGGASARREVVEHYGAVAVVALDEDDNVVLVYQYRHPLGRRLWELPAGLLDLGGEPPEVTAARELAEEVGLSAAHWRVLVDLDSTPGFSDESVRIFLATGLTDIGRPEAEHEEADMVVERVPLAEAVRRVFSGDIVNGIAVAGILAAHAMSDAEALRPVDAVWTDRPTAFRRRKGLL; encoded by the coding sequence TTGGCTGAACACGACTTCGAGACCCTGGCCAGCGAAACCGTCTACGTCGGAAGCATTTTCGCGCTGCGGGCGGACGAGGTCAGCATGCCCGGCGGCGCGTCGGCCCGGCGCGAGGTCGTCGAGCACTACGGTGCGGTCGCCGTGGTGGCCCTCGACGAAGACGACAACGTGGTACTGGTGTACCAGTACCGTCACCCGCTGGGGCGTCGCCTCTGGGAACTGCCTGCCGGCCTGCTCGACCTGGGCGGGGAACCTCCCGAGGTGACCGCCGCGCGCGAACTCGCCGAAGAGGTCGGCCTGTCCGCCGCGCACTGGCGGGTGCTGGTGGACCTCGACTCGACGCCGGGGTTCTCCGACGAGAGCGTCCGGATCTTCCTGGCCACGGGGTTGACCGACATCGGCCGTCCCGAGGCTGAGCACGAGGAAGCCGACATGGTGGTCGAGCGGGTGCCGTTGGCCGAAGCCGTGCGGCGGGTGTTCTCCGGCGACATCGTGAACGGCATTGCGGTGGCAGGCATTCTGGCCGCGCATGCGATGTCCGACGCGGAGGCGTTGCGCCCGGTCGACGCGGTGTGGACTGACCGGCCGACAGCGTTCAGGCGGCGTAAAGGTCTGTTATGA
- a CDS encoding HAD-IIA family hydrolase: MTTLARQHDCLLLDLDGTVFRGHEPTAGAHESLAGVDSRVLYVTNNASRAPEQVAEHLCELGFAAESDDVVTSAQSAAHLLAAHVPAESAVLVVGTDALAGEVSKVGLRPVRMFDEGPVAVVQGYSPTTAWPDLAEAALAIRAGALWVAANVDLTLPSERGLLPGNGSMVAALRAATGQEPLVAGKPQPTLMNDALRRGTFATPLVVGDRLDTDIAGAVAAGLPSLMVLTGVSTAGEAVRAVPAERPGYLAPDLRGLHADADTLRIAAHAAWRIDIDTDRVTVYATGQDPRDDLSVVRATAHAVWEAELDPAAFTVSAGDDTARAALQRWSLLSAPID; this comes from the coding sequence GTGACCACGCTTGCGCGGCAACATGATTGCCTGCTGCTCGATCTCGACGGCACGGTGTTTCGCGGTCATGAACCCACCGCAGGCGCACACGAAAGCCTGGCCGGAGTCGATTCCCGGGTGCTCTACGTGACCAACAATGCGTCACGGGCGCCGGAGCAGGTCGCCGAGCATCTGTGCGAGCTCGGCTTCGCCGCCGAATCAGACGATGTGGTGACCAGTGCGCAGAGTGCGGCACACCTGTTGGCCGCCCATGTGCCTGCGGAATCAGCGGTTCTCGTCGTCGGGACGGATGCGCTTGCCGGCGAGGTGAGCAAGGTCGGGTTGCGGCCGGTTCGGATGTTCGACGAGGGTCCGGTCGCGGTGGTGCAGGGGTATTCACCGACTACCGCATGGCCGGATCTGGCCGAAGCTGCGTTGGCCATCCGAGCTGGTGCGTTGTGGGTGGCGGCCAACGTGGACCTGACGCTGCCGTCCGAACGCGGCCTGTTGCCGGGCAATGGCTCGATGGTCGCGGCGTTGCGGGCGGCCACCGGACAGGAGCCGTTGGTGGCGGGAAAGCCCCAACCGACGCTGATGAACGACGCACTGAGGCGCGGAACGTTCGCGACCCCGCTGGTGGTGGGGGATCGGCTCGACACGGATATCGCCGGTGCCGTCGCGGCGGGATTGCCGAGTCTCATGGTGCTCACCGGAGTCAGCACGGCCGGTGAGGCGGTGCGTGCGGTTCCTGCCGAGCGTCCCGGTTACCTCGCCCCCGATCTGCGGGGATTGCACGCCGACGCCGACACGCTGCGGATTGCGGCGCATGCGGCCTGGCGGATCGACATCGACACGGATCGGGTCACGGTGTACGCCACCGGGCAGGATCCCCGGGACGACCTGTCGGTGGTACGGGCCACGGCCCATGCGGTGTGGGAAGCGGAGCTCGATCCCGCGGCGTTCACGGTGTCGGCGGGCGACGACACAGCGCGTGCGGCGCTGCAGCGGTGGTCGTTGCTGTCGGCACCCATCGACTAG
- the recN gene encoding DNA repair protein RecN, whose amino-acid sequence MLSEIRIESLGAISSATAEFDRGLTVLTGETGTGKTMVVTSLHLLGGARADATRVRSGSDRAVVEGRFSTIELGEEVSGRVEEILDSSGAERDDDGSVIAARSVSRAGPSRAYLGGRSVPAKSLSSFTAQVLTLHGQNDQLRLMRPDEQRAALDRFADVDKPLARYRSIRDEWLTARRDLADRRRRARELAQEADRLSFGIHEIDAVAPEPGEDEAIVADIRRLSELDSLREAAQTARFALTGELDEPTPESTSAADGVGRAQTALGSTDDSALQALAVRLTEAMAVIGDVSGELGDYLSELPSDASTLETKLARQAELRTLTRKYAADVDGVLAWSRDAAERLAQLDVSEESLAALDSKVAELEGQLVAAAGELTKARSKAAKGLAKAVTAELAGLAMANAVFTIGVLPMPARADDSAPVSMPDGEMLHAGHDGVDAVEFGFTAHRGADVLPLAKSASGGELSRVMLALEVVLSASTAGTTMVFDEVDAGVGGRAAVQIGRRLARLARTHQVIVVTHLPQVAAFADAHLVVDSGNGRAKSSGVRRIDEEDRVAELARMLAGLGESDSGRAHARELLEAAQQERSAQ is encoded by the coding sequence GTGCTGTCGGAGATTCGTATCGAGTCGTTGGGCGCGATCAGTTCCGCCACCGCGGAGTTCGACCGCGGCTTGACCGTGCTGACCGGGGAGACCGGGACCGGCAAGACGATGGTGGTGACGAGCCTGCACCTGTTGGGTGGGGCGCGGGCGGACGCGACCAGGGTGCGTTCGGGATCTGACCGCGCGGTGGTGGAAGGCCGTTTCAGCACAATCGAACTCGGCGAGGAAGTCTCCGGACGGGTCGAGGAGATCCTGGATTCCTCCGGTGCCGAGCGCGATGACGATGGCAGTGTGATCGCAGCCCGCTCGGTGAGCCGGGCCGGTCCGTCGCGAGCATATCTGGGTGGACGCAGCGTGCCGGCGAAATCCTTGAGCAGCTTCACCGCCCAGGTTCTGACGTTGCACGGCCAGAACGACCAGTTGCGGTTGATGCGGCCCGACGAGCAACGGGCGGCGCTGGACCGGTTTGCTGACGTCGACAAGCCGCTGGCCCGCTACCGAAGCATCCGCGACGAATGGCTGACAGCGCGTCGTGACCTGGCGGACCGTCGTCGGCGAGCCCGGGAACTGGCCCAGGAAGCCGACCGGCTGAGCTTCGGAATCCACGAGATCGATGCGGTCGCACCGGAACCCGGTGAGGACGAGGCGATCGTCGCCGACATCCGCCGACTGTCGGAACTCGACTCACTGCGGGAAGCCGCGCAGACGGCCCGGTTCGCGTTGACCGGCGAGCTCGACGAGCCCACGCCGGAGTCCACGTCGGCGGCAGACGGTGTGGGCCGCGCGCAGACGGCGCTCGGGTCCACCGACGATTCGGCGTTGCAGGCACTGGCCGTGCGCTTGACCGAGGCGATGGCAGTGATCGGGGACGTGTCCGGCGAACTCGGTGACTATCTGTCCGAATTGCCCAGCGATGCCAGCACTTTGGAGACCAAACTGGCGCGGCAGGCCGAGCTGCGCACGCTCACCCGTAAGTACGCCGCTGATGTCGACGGGGTACTGGCATGGTCGCGCGACGCCGCCGAGCGGTTGGCGCAGCTCGACGTGTCCGAGGAGAGCCTGGCTGCGCTGGACAGCAAGGTCGCCGAGCTTGAGGGGCAACTCGTCGCAGCGGCAGGCGAACTCACCAAAGCCCGGTCCAAGGCGGCCAAGGGGCTTGCCAAGGCGGTAACCGCGGAACTGGCCGGACTGGCCATGGCCAATGCGGTTTTCACGATCGGTGTGCTTCCGATGCCGGCCCGGGCCGACGACTCTGCACCGGTGAGCATGCCCGACGGTGAGATGCTGCACGCCGGTCACGACGGTGTGGACGCGGTCGAATTCGGGTTCACCGCGCACCGTGGTGCGGATGTGCTGCCGCTGGCCAAGAGCGCCTCCGGCGGTGAGCTCTCCCGGGTGATGCTGGCCCTCGAGGTGGTGCTGTCGGCATCGACGGCGGGCACGACGATGGTGTTCGACGAGGTCGATGCCGGAGTCGGCGGTCGGGCCGCAGTGCAGATCGGGCGCCGTCTGGCTCGGCTGGCGCGCACCCATCAGGTCATCGTGGTGACCCACCTGCCTCAGGTCGCAGCCTTCGCCGACGCACACCTCGTGGTCGACAGCGGAAACGGCCGGGCCAAGTCCAGCGGTGTGCGCCGCATCGACGAAGAGGACCGGGTCGCCGAGTTGGCCCGGATGCTGGCCGGATTGGGGGAGTCCGACAGCGGCCGTGCCCACGCCAGGGAGCTGCTCGAGGCCGCGCAGCAGGAGCGCAGCGCGCAGTAA
- a CDS encoding tetratricopeptide repeat protein: MSPAPAASILCGRAGRKAHVVGDRQGDAERRPRRASNDRAASNNSGPRRFHDPKSRDQRSGGPRASGSSRPRPAQAGQDGDPKHDGPRLPSDVEAKELAPDVRRELITLDKTTADFVARHLVMAGKLLDEDPETALAHARAARNRASRIAVVREAVGIAAYHSGDWAQALAELRAARRMGSKSALLPMIADCERGVGRPERALELARGDEAVALTGEDADELRIVTAGARSDLGQFEQALAILSTPQLDPTAVGSTAARLFYVYADTLLALGRGEEALQWFVHAEQADIEGITDAEDRIAELS, translated from the coding sequence ATGTCGCCCGCGCCTGCTGCCAGTATCCTTTGCGGAAGGGCGGGTAGAAAGGCACACGTGGTCGGAGACAGACAAGGCGACGCAGAGCGGCGCCCGCGGCGTGCTTCCAACGACCGCGCAGCGAGCAACAATTCAGGACCTCGGCGGTTTCACGACCCGAAAAGCCGCGATCAACGTTCCGGCGGTCCCCGGGCATCCGGGTCGAGCCGGCCGCGTCCGGCCCAAGCCGGTCAAGACGGCGACCCCAAACATGACGGTCCGCGTTTGCCGTCGGATGTCGAGGCCAAGGAACTGGCACCCGATGTCCGTCGGGAATTGATCACCCTGGACAAGACGACCGCAGATTTCGTTGCCCGGCATCTCGTGATGGCCGGCAAGCTGCTGGACGAGGATCCGGAGACGGCGCTGGCTCACGCTCGTGCTGCACGCAACCGGGCCAGCCGGATCGCAGTCGTGCGAGAGGCGGTGGGTATCGCGGCGTATCACAGCGGCGACTGGGCCCAGGCGCTCGCCGAGTTGCGCGCGGCGCGGCGGATGGGCAGCAAGTCGGCATTGCTGCCGATGATCGCCGACTGCGAGCGCGGTGTCGGACGGCCCGAGCGGGCACTGGAACTGGCTCGCGGCGACGAGGCCGTCGCGCTCACCGGCGAGGATGCCGACGAGTTGCGCATCGTCACCGCCGGCGCCAGATCGGATCTCGGGCAGTTCGAGCAGGCGTTGGCGATTCTGTCCACGCCGCAGCTCGATCCGACGGCCGTGGGATCGACCGCGGCCCGGCTGTTCTACGTTTACGCCGACACCCTCCTCGCGCTCGGCCGGGGCGAGGAGGCACTGCAATGGTTCGTCCACGCCGAGCAGGCTGATATTGAGGGAATCACCGACGCGGAAGACCGGATCGCGGAGCTCTCCTGA
- a CDS encoding TlyA family RNA methyltransferase — MARRARVDAELVRRGLARSRQQAAEMIEAGRVRIDGMPAAKPATAVAPDTNITVIASVERTWVSRGAHKLIGALDVFDVAVGGRRCLDAGASTGGFTEVLLDRGAAEVVAADVGYGQLAWPLRSDERVHVLERTNVRELTPAAIGGPVQLIVADLSFISLATVLPALTSCAVPDADIVPMVKPQFEVGKDRVGAGGVVSDPELRIDAVCTVARKAAALQWHAVDVTASPLPGPSGNVEYFLHLRAQCDRSLEGESLEHAVRRAVEEGPQ, encoded by the coding sequence GTGGCGCGGCGCGCTCGCGTTGATGCCGAGCTGGTGCGTCGGGGCCTGGCCCGGTCACGCCAGCAGGCAGCCGAGATGATCGAGGCCGGCCGCGTCCGGATCGACGGCATGCCGGCGGCCAAGCCGGCTACCGCGGTCGCTCCGGACACCAACATCACTGTGATCGCCTCGGTGGAACGCACCTGGGTCTCCAGGGGTGCGCACAAGCTGATCGGCGCGCTCGACGTGTTCGACGTCGCCGTCGGGGGCCGACGCTGCCTCGATGCCGGTGCCTCGACCGGGGGCTTCACCGAGGTGCTGCTCGACCGCGGTGCCGCCGAGGTGGTGGCCGCCGACGTCGGTTACGGGCAGCTGGCCTGGCCATTGCGTTCCGATGAGCGGGTCCACGTGCTGGAGCGCACGAATGTGCGGGAGCTGACCCCCGCGGCGATCGGCGGGCCGGTGCAGCTGATCGTGGCCGACCTGTCGTTCATCTCGCTGGCCACCGTGCTTCCTGCGCTGACGTCCTGCGCGGTGCCCGACGCCGATATCGTTCCGATGGTGAAACCGCAGTTCGAGGTCGGCAAGGATCGCGTTGGCGCCGGCGGCGTGGTGTCCGATCCCGAGTTGCGGATCGACGCGGTGTGCACGGTCGCCCGCAAAGCGGCCGCATTGCAGTGGCATGCTGTCGATGTGACGGCCAGCCCGCTCCCGGGACCTTCGGGCAATGTCGAGTACTTCCTGCACCTGCGTGCACAGTGTGACCGCTCGCTGGAGGGCGAGTCGCTCGAGCACGCAGTACGGCGGGCGGTCGAGGAGGGGCCGCAATGA